The following are from one region of the Synechococcales cyanobacterium T60_A2020_003 genome:
- a CDS encoding ATP-dependent DNA helicase yields MIEVEVHQRLRAFLREQGEPYWPHHLTMARLVARAMRIGRSALIQAGAPAGYHARYRLSYLVPALMWMDPVVLVVPETIQQRLLLVEIPRLRQWISTPKAIHTGDRTDNANAQGLILASPQDWLRDRLTTRTQFPNNILTIIDGADDLERWTQEVLTVDLHPSDWNTLLLAFPLQTEAIHDTRAQLIRSLFQHPSNPYNCYLLDDQERDYLHQLWVQLQNSPSFPGSMPCRWAKFWDHFHRRDQMVLASVDREQGQFTLSCSPVEVASALSQIWPQQPIVLIGSAMDLDTDAAIYRQRLGMGDVTTLKFSPDRQTELIHLCTPDRIPLPNTPEFQPALIRELRSLLDASSIRPGLSVLLVDDLPLKAQVASVLASEFGSRVQVERTCLDENGILISGWEFWRQHQAVLPAPNLLVIATLPIPSLEEPQVAGRVAYYKQSRQDWFRLYLLPEALSELQRAIAPMRESQGVVALLDNRVNHRSYGQQVFAALSPSARIQSIDSDLFNHLDYSM; encoded by the coding sequence TTGATTGAAGTTGAAGTCCATCAGCGATTGCGAGCCTTCCTGCGGGAGCAAGGCGAACCCTACTGGCCCCACCATCTGACGATGGCGCGGTTGGTGGCTCGCGCGATGCGGATAGGACGCAGTGCCCTCATTCAAGCGGGTGCGCCAGCGGGATATCACGCTCGTTATCGACTGAGTTATCTCGTTCCAGCCCTGATGTGGATGGATCCGGTGGTGTTGGTGGTTCCAGAGACAATCCAGCAGCGGTTGTTGCTGGTGGAAATTCCCCGGTTACGGCAATGGATTTCAACACCAAAAGCCATTCATACGGGCGATCGCACCGATAATGCCAACGCCCAAGGACTAATCCTGGCATCACCCCAGGACTGGCTGCGCGATCGCCTCACCACCCGCACCCAATTTCCAAACAACATTCTTACGATCATTGATGGTGCTGATGATTTGGAACGGTGGACGCAGGAGGTTTTGACGGTTGACCTACACCCCTCGGATTGGAACACACTGCTGCTGGCTTTTCCACTCCAAACCGAAGCCATTCATGACACCCGTGCCCAGCTAATCCGCAGTCTGTTTCAGCATCCTTCCAATCCCTATAACTGCTATCTTTTGGACGATCAAGAGCGCGATTACCTTCATCAGCTTTGGGTGCAGTTACAGAACAGTCCTAGTTTTCCGGGTAGCATGCCTTGTCGCTGGGCGAAGTTTTGGGATCACTTTCATCGAAGGGATCAGATGGTGTTGGCATCGGTTGACCGCGAGCAGGGTCAGTTTACGCTGTCCTGTAGTCCGGTTGAAGTTGCATCGGCACTCAGCCAGATCTGGCCACAGCAGCCGATTGTGCTGATTGGGAGCGCTATGGACTTAGACACGGATGCCGCCATCTATCGTCAACGGTTAGGGATGGGCGACGTGACAACGCTCAAATTTTCACCCGATCGCCAAACCGAACTGATCCATCTCTGCACGCCCGACCGAATTCCCCTGCCGAATACGCCAGAATTTCAGCCCGCTTTGATTCGGGAACTGCGATCGCTCCTTGACGCAAGCAGTATCCGACCAGGACTTTCAGTGCTGCTTGTAGATGACTTGCCCCTGAAAGCACAGGTAGCGTCCGTCCTGGCTTCAGAGTTTGGATCGCGGGTGCAGGTGGAGCGTACCTGTCTGGATGAAAACGGAATTTTGATCAGCGGCTGGGAATTTTGGCGGCAGCACCAGGCCGTTTTACCTGCCCCAAACCTGCTCGTGATTGCAACCTTACCCATTCCCTCTCTAGAAGAACCCCAGGTTGCGGGACGAGTCGCTTACTATAAGCAATCGCGGCAGGATTGGTTTCGGTTATATCTCTTGCCGGAGGCGCTGTCCGAGCTACAGCGAGCGATCGCCCCTATGCGAGAGTCCCAAGGTGTCGTTGCCCTGCTGGATAACCGGGTGAACCATCGAAGTTACGGTCAACAAGTCTTTGCAGCCCTGAGTCCCTCGGCACGGATACAGTCCATTGATTCAGACCTATTCAACCATCTCGACTATTCGATGTAA
- a CDS encoding single-stranded DNA-binding protein: protein MSSVGLNKWIVSGHLAADAQIKTVVLRSGEEAEVASATLYVRKPRNRDESFTVSLSIWKRSAAWRSLPYLKKGSLIICTGSIEPNPYVSNATNTPRAGLEMTVLDIDLDSVKRSDENEYDAEELSDKVPAMAS, encoded by the coding sequence ATGTCAAGTGTTGGTTTGAACAAATGGATTGTGAGTGGTCATCTAGCCGCAGATGCTCAGATTAAAACCGTAGTTTTACGAAGCGGTGAAGAGGCAGAAGTAGCTAGCGCTACGTTATATGTCCGTAAGCCTCGGAACCGAGATGAATCGTTTACGGTTTCCCTCAGCATTTGGAAGCGTTCTGCGGCGTGGCGATCGCTCCCCTACTTGAAAAAAGGCTCATTGATCATCTGCACGGGCAGCATCGAACCAAATCCCTACGTTTCTAACGCCACGAACACGCCTAGAGCCGGACTGGAAATGACGGTTCTCGATATCGATCTGGATTCCGTGAAACGCAGCGATGAAAATGAATACGACGCCGAAGAACTATCCGACAAGGTTCCAGCAATGGCGTCTTAA
- a CDS encoding glutamine amidotransferase, whose product MSKQILMVFHQSTSSPGLVGQLLQTGGYRLDMRCPAEGDRLPETLEHHEAVVVFGGPMSANDDDTLPFIRAELDWLPLVLTSEKPYLGICLGAQLMARVLGARVFPHAEGRKEIGYFPMRVTPAGLEDFGRSLQVYHWHGEGFEIPSDAVLLAEGDLFPNQAFRYGDNVYGLQFHPEITETMIHIWTERGADQLVIPVAQSRPEQIQNHQRYGGAIATWLDEFLWDWIGESALRESA is encoded by the coding sequence ATGAGCAAACAGATTTTGATGGTGTTCCATCAGTCCACCTCATCCCCTGGCTTAGTTGGGCAGCTTCTCCAGACCGGAGGATATCGATTAGACATGCGCTGTCCCGCAGAGGGCGATCGCCTTCCTGAAACCTTAGAACATCACGAAGCCGTGGTGGTGTTTGGGGGGCCAATGAGCGCAAACGATGACGATACACTGCCGTTTATCCGTGCGGAATTGGACTGGTTACCCCTGGTTCTAACCTCTGAGAAGCCTTACCTCGGCATTTGTTTGGGGGCACAGTTGATGGCCCGGGTACTGGGCGCGCGGGTCTTTCCCCATGCTGAAGGTCGCAAAGAGATTGGCTACTTTCCGATGCGGGTTACCCCTGCCGGACTAGAAGATTTTGGGCGATCGCTCCAGGTATATCACTGGCATGGCGAAGGGTTTGAGATCCCCTCAGATGCGGTGTTGCTGGCCGAGGGCGATCTGTTTCCGAATCAGGCGTTTCGCTATGGGGACAACGTGTACGGCCTTCAGTTCCATCCCGAAATTACCGAAACGATGATCCATATTTGGACAGAAAGAGGTGCCGATCAACTTGTGATCCCCGTTGCCCAGTCCCGACCGGAACAGATCCAAAATCATCAGCGGTATGGAGGGGCGATCGCCACTTGGTTGGATGAATTTCTTTGGGATTGGATTGGGGAATCGGCGTTGCGAGAATCGGCCTAG